The Dehalogenimonas sp. 4OHTPN genome window below encodes:
- a CDS encoding DUF499 domain-containing protein, with protein sequence MKTVFENCKPREDVLKGELKEERFAAHLRDVIDAKADPIYREPGVFFEYTYPTEGLRQLLREALGRLAGTKTASAPIIRLETSFGGGKTHNLIALYHTARVGNAGADMVSRFVDTSIVPAEPIDLIAGIVGSDLDPTNGLDHGDCVTYTVWGEIAYQLGGLAGYRLMQKSDETKVAPGVQVFEKLVGDRPALILLDEFAAFLRKAEGVPVGESNLAEQSSAFLLTLLSFAAKMQRVVVVITLADVKDAFGAETERVQAVMAEAGKVTARQERIITPTSETEIAPIVTHRLFQNVDSSEGAVTARAYSDYIREQLDRRVELPESSGRAEYSEEIQKNYPFSPELIVTLNRKTSTIPDFQRTRGALRLLALVVRKLWQNRPVDAWLIHPHHIDLSDDDVLNELTSRLKRPQYRQVAEADIVSLEKGSLAHAALVDRPFIDAGRPDYARRFGTTVFLHSIVQGVASGVDHQGALLAVLEPGDDPGNLQKAIESLLDSAWFLDYDGRRYRFKTEPSLNKLIADEAENAGRLKPKEELNHRIKNVWRKGIFQPIYFPSEAAEVDDDSGIPKLVVIHYDAAKTTALESAPPELVIKIAEHAGTQEGFRVFRNNVLFLVADTDQIERMIEVARRHFAIARIVNDADRMREFAEEQRKKLKGMLEETELQYRIAITRAYRYMYYPSADALDKNGRLAKETLPAQDQGNVDQDQSQVLLRVLRQLDKALTADDKPLNAAYLKSKAWPAGKEYVSTEEIRRAFGQRLGLKILIDINQLKASIRDGCKKTGVWVYQAPGEQEVYGLPSPVPSIVFDESAILYTPEGAKAIGLPVKGEQKPICPICACPVDACICAGEVREPEKETKVITFEGAPGQAFQAVLDQARDQKVQRLYRLGIKVEGTGPDAANDSRLIGLAIPQIGKGNFKIEQVMNCEFGAETFSLSFKGSWEKYKQVKTLTDAFGKLADKVHARTRLEIEFDSGLDLDNPQLEVIRDIFSTLGFGKIVVSAEKMNKETG encoded by the coding sequence ATGAAAACAGTATTCGAGAACTGTAAGCCCAGAGAAGACGTACTTAAAGGTGAGCTTAAAGAGGAGAGGTTTGCGGCGCATCTCCGCGATGTTATTGATGCGAAAGCTGATCCGATCTATCGCGAACCTGGGGTGTTTTTCGAGTACACTTATCCAACCGAAGGCCTTAGACAACTGCTGCGCGAGGCCCTTGGGAGATTAGCTGGGACAAAGACAGCCAGCGCACCGATAATCCGACTCGAGACAAGTTTTGGCGGTGGTAAAACCCACAACCTGATCGCGCTTTATCATACGGCAAGAGTTGGCAACGCAGGTGCTGATATGGTGTCCCGTTTCGTCGACACTAGTATCGTACCTGCCGAGCCGATCGACCTAATCGCCGGTATCGTCGGGTCCGATCTGGATCCTACCAACGGGCTGGATCATGGGGATTGCGTCACCTACACCGTTTGGGGCGAAATTGCCTACCAGCTTGGCGGACTCGCAGGATATCGTCTGATGCAGAAATCTGACGAGACTAAGGTAGCACCAGGGGTCCAAGTTTTTGAGAAACTGGTGGGCGACCGGCCAGCGTTGATTTTGCTTGACGAGTTTGCCGCCTTCCTACGCAAGGCCGAAGGTGTGCCAGTAGGTGAATCCAATCTCGCCGAGCAATCTTCCGCATTCCTCCTCACCCTCCTATCCTTTGCAGCCAAGATGCAGCGTGTTGTCGTTGTCATCACCCTTGCAGATGTCAAAGATGCCTTCGGTGCGGAAACAGAAAGGGTACAAGCGGTAATGGCCGAGGCGGGCAAGGTGACCGCACGACAGGAGCGAATTATCACCCCCACTTCGGAGACGGAGATAGCCCCTATCGTCACCCACCGCCTATTCCAAAACGTTGATAGTTCAGAGGGCGCTGTCACCGCGCGAGCCTATAGCGATTATATTCGGGAGCAGCTTGATAGGCGCGTTGAACTGCCCGAAAGCTCGGGGCGTGCCGAATACAGCGAGGAAATCCAGAAGAACTACCCGTTTTCCCCTGAGCTCATTGTGACGTTAAACCGGAAGACCTCAACCATCCCTGATTTTCAAAGAACCCGCGGCGCCCTGCGCCTCTTAGCGCTGGTTGTCCGCAAGCTCTGGCAGAATAGGCCGGTTGACGCGTGGCTGATTCATCCACATCACATAGATTTGAGCGACGATGATGTTCTGAATGAGCTCACCTCACGGCTCAAGCGCCCCCAGTACCGCCAGGTTGCCGAGGCTGATATAGTCTCTTTGGAAAAAGGCAGTTTAGCCCATGCCGCTTTGGTCGACCGACCTTTCATTGACGCTGGAAGGCCAGATTACGCACGGCGCTTCGGTACAACTGTGTTTTTACATAGTATCGTGCAGGGAGTCGCCTCCGGCGTGGACCACCAAGGGGCTCTGCTGGCAGTACTAGAGCCCGGGGATGATCCTGGGAATCTCCAAAAGGCTATAGAGAGCCTTCTCGATTCGGCCTGGTTTTTGGACTACGACGGCCGGCGATACCGCTTCAAGACCGAACCTTCGCTCAATAAACTCATCGCCGACGAGGCAGAAAATGCAGGGCGCCTCAAGCCAAAAGAGGAACTCAATCATCGCATCAAGAATGTCTGGCGGAAGGGTATCTTCCAGCCAATTTACTTTCCCAGCGAAGCTGCCGAAGTTGACGATGATTCCGGTATCCCCAAACTCGTTGTCATCCATTACGATGCCGCCAAGACTACCGCCCTGGAGTCGGCGCCGCCGGAGCTCGTGATCAAAATTGCTGAACACGCAGGTACTCAAGAAGGCTTCAGGGTTTTCCGCAACAATGTACTTTTCTTGGTTGCGGACACCGATCAGATTGAGCGTATGATTGAGGTCGCCCGGCGCCACTTCGCCATCGCAAGGATCGTCAACGACGCCGACCGTATGAGGGAATTTGCCGAAGAGCAGCGGAAAAAACTGAAGGGCATGTTGGAGGAGACGGAGCTCCAATACCGCATCGCCATCACTCGAGCCTATCGCTACATGTACTATCCCAGCGCCGATGCCCTTGACAAAAATGGACGCCTAGCTAAAGAAACACTGCCGGCCCAGGACCAGGGCAACGTCGATCAGGACCAATCTCAAGTGTTGCTGCGTGTTCTCCGCCAGCTGGACAAGGCGCTTACGGCGGATGATAAACCCCTGAACGCCGCATATCTCAAGTCCAAAGCGTGGCCTGCTGGCAAAGAGTATGTATCGACCGAGGAGATTCGTCGGGCTTTCGGCCAGCGGTTGGGGTTAAAGATTTTGATTGATATCAACCAACTCAAGGCTTCTATTAGAGATGGCTGCAAAAAGACAGGCGTCTGGGTTTATCAGGCTCCGGGTGAGCAAGAGGTTTACGGGCTGCCATCACCGGTGCCCTCCATAGTTTTCGATGAAAGTGCGATTCTTTACACCCCGGAAGGAGCTAAGGCAATTGGTCTGCCTGTAAAAGGGGAACAAAAACCCATTTGCCCTATTTGCGCCTGCCCTGTCGACGCATGCATCTGCGCGGGAGAGGTTCGCGAACCCGAAAAAGAAACCAAGGTTATAACGTTCGAAGGCGCGCCGGGCCAGGCTTTCCAGGCCGTTCTTGACCAGGCGCGGGATCAAAAGGTCCAGCGCCTGTACAGGCTTGGCATCAAGGTGGAAGGCACAGGGCCCGATGCGGCCAATGACTCCAGGTTGATCGGCCTGGCTATTCCTCAAATCGGCAAGGGCAACTTCAAGATCGAACAGGTGATGAACTGCGAGTTTGGAGCGGAAACCTTCTCGTTGAGCTTCAAGGGTTCCTGGGAAAAATACAAGCAGGTTAAGACATTGACCGACGCCTTTGGCAAGCTGGCCGACAAAGTGCATGCCCGCACCCGGTTAGAAATCGAATTTGATAGCGGACTGGACCTTGATAATCCCCAACTTGAGGTTATCCGCGACATCTTTTCGACGCTGGGTTTTGGGAAAATTGTTGTCAGCGCCGAAAAGATGAATAAGGAGACCGGGTGA
- a CDS encoding ImmA/IrrE family metallo-endopeptidase: MSKVIKNEEDYEGVMVELESLLDRNPAPGTSDNERLELLTLLVRDYESKAFQFVPPDPIEAIKFRMEQQSLTPRDLIPYVGSRSKVSEVLSGKRPLTISMIRALNSGLRIPASILIQEKTPDGCDDVIDWERFPLKQMVDWGWINLHGSASSAPPEQILPAFLASAGSLRAQAVLCRSSSHVRSARTMDDYAFTAWVARVLHLANKSPVKTKYKPGALSSKLLNELARLSKSENGPLDARQFLRDLGIHVIVERHLPHTYLDGAAIMVDRQHPVIALTLRYDRVDSFWFTLMHELAHILLHLENEDDVYYDDLDIDAEDDPREREANRFAGEALIPTDAWDKSLAKHLRSPQAAEHLANQLGIHPAIVAGRMQHEFKAYQLLRNLVGNRQVRKFFPEVNWS; encoded by the coding sequence ATGAGCAAAGTTATAAAGAATGAAGAAGATTATGAAGGAGTGATGGTTGAGCTAGAAAGTTTGCTGGATCGAAATCCCGCTCCCGGAACTTCTGACAATGAAAGGTTGGAGCTTCTCACTTTACTCGTTCGGGACTATGAATCCAAGGCTTTTCAATTTGTCCCACCAGATCCAATAGAAGCAATTAAATTTAGAATGGAACAACAGAGTCTTACTCCCAGAGATCTTATTCCTTATGTCGGTAGTCGGAGCAAGGTCTCAGAAGTTCTTTCCGGGAAGAGGCCGCTCACAATTTCGATGATACGAGCTCTTAATTCAGGTTTAAGAATACCGGCAAGTATTTTAATACAAGAAAAAACGCCGGATGGCTGTGATGATGTCATTGATTGGGAAAGGTTCCCTTTGAAACAGATGGTTGATTGGGGTTGGATAAATCTGCACGGGTCAGCAAGTTCAGCTCCCCCTGAGCAAATACTCCCTGCCTTTCTGGCATCAGCTGGTTCGCTGCGTGCACAAGCTGTCCTTTGCCGCTCGTCGAGTCACGTTAGGTCCGCTAGGACAATGGATGATTATGCTTTTACGGCCTGGGTGGCTCGGGTTCTACATCTGGCCAACAAGAGCCCGGTGAAAACCAAGTACAAACCTGGCGCCCTTTCAAGCAAATTATTAAACGAGCTAGCTCGTTTAAGCAAATCAGAGAATGGACCTTTAGATGCGCGCCAATTTCTTAGAGACTTGGGGATTCACGTAATCGTTGAACGGCATTTGCCCCACACATATCTCGACGGAGCAGCTATTATGGTGGACCGGCAACATCCGGTTATTGCACTTACGCTGAGATATGACCGTGTTGATAGCTTCTGGTTCACATTGATGCACGAACTGGCCCACATTTTACTGCACCTAGAGAATGAGGATGATGTTTACTACGACGACTTAGACATCGATGCTGAAGATGACCCGAGGGAAAGGGAGGCTAACCGCTTTGCGGGCGAGGCACTCATCCCTACCGATGCTTGGGATAAAAGTCTAGCGAAACATTTACGTTCACCACAAGCTGCGGAACATTTAGCCAATCAGTTGGGAATTCACCCTGCCATTGTCGCTGGACGTATGCAACACGAATTCAAAGCTTATCAACTTCTGAGGAATCTCGTTGGTAATCGCCAAGTAAGGAAGTTTTTCCCTGAGGTCAATTGGAGTTAG
- a CDS encoding type II toxin-antitoxin system HigB family toxin — protein MKVIGLAILHRYCVNHTDCADQISTWIAEVEEAAWAKPNDIKARYASASFLPDNRVVFNIKGNRYRLDTKVFYQRKVVMVKRMGTHAEYEGWKF, from the coding sequence ATGAAGGTGATAGGGTTAGCGATACTTCACAGGTATTGCGTGAATCACACAGATTGCGCGGATCAGATTTCTACCTGGATCGCTGAAGTAGAGGAAGCAGCATGGGCCAAGCCCAATGATATTAAGGCACGTTATGCAAGTGCGAGTTTTCTTCCTGATAACCGAGTTGTATTCAACATTAAGGGAAACAGATATAGGTTGGATACGAAGGTCTTTTACCAACGTAAGGTTGTCATGGTGAAGAGGATGGGTACCCACGCTGAATATGAGGGGTGGAAGTTCTAA